A portion of the Mesobacillus sp. AQ2 genome contains these proteins:
- a CDS encoding spore germination protein GerPE: MMLQRIASVDRIKIDSVIFSSVFQIGDSQQIQAFSRALAVQREREVFYENEGAFSAYPIFSEPITFQPDVETINSSTHNVNPVLKVRSINILGVSSSSVVHLGNTCNVSMEARVKHIRHLLPRPEQNR; encoded by the coding sequence ATGATGCTTCAAAGAATCGCTAGTGTTGATAGAATAAAAATAGATTCAGTAATATTTTCTTCAGTGTTCCAAATAGGTGATTCCCAGCAGATCCAGGCATTTTCCAGAGCTCTGGCAGTCCAAAGAGAGCGTGAAGTATTTTATGAGAATGAAGGCGCATTTAGTGCCTACCCCATTTTTTCTGAGCCCATTACATTTCAACCGGATGTTGAAACCATAAATAGTTCTACTCATAATGTTAATCCTGTCTTAAAGGTGCGGAGTATCAATATACTGGGTGTATCGTCTTCTTCAGTGGTGCATCTTGGGAATACCTGCAATGTTTCTATGGAGGCAAGGGTCAAGCACATCCGGCATCTCCTGCCGCGCCCCGAACAAAATCGTTGA
- a CDS encoding spore gernimation protein GerPD, which produces MNFQVYNRDICVGDIRILGVSSSSLLMVGDADTINLASTFDTPAESLIIGPFVPLSPEAGR; this is translated from the coding sequence ATGAATTTTCAAGTCTATAACCGGGATATTTGCGTTGGCGACATCAGAATCCTTGGCGTTTCAAGTTCCTCGCTGCTAATGGTCGGGGATGCAGATACCATCAATTTGGCATCCACATTCGATACTCCTGCAGAGTCACTGATAATCGGGCCGTTCGTCCCTCTTTCGCCGGAAGCTGGACGATGA
- the gerPC gene encoding spore germination protein GerPC: MNAEFYEYVKKLHLYVQHQSKKISKLEKMAMDLQQEVAALKDRPPVQIGNIEYKFDQLKVETLEGTLNIGLNPSELDGIDDFSVDQKAVNVPTPGKQLFKRTIEIETALYKYLETDLEGIYRDAQAKLGINVDDSYFTFIKEDIRKQLSGRVAAHLKERSSGENGTVISPEMNNQVIDLLKQEIQNGVFLFLKNLPDNVKEGRSE, from the coding sequence TTGAATGCTGAATTTTATGAATATGTTAAAAAGCTGCATTTATATGTACAGCACCAAAGCAAAAAGATATCCAAATTGGAAAAAATGGCCATGGATTTGCAGCAAGAAGTTGCAGCATTGAAGGATCGGCCTCCAGTCCAAATTGGAAATATCGAGTACAAATTCGACCAGTTGAAGGTAGAAACTCTTGAAGGGACTTTGAATATTGGCTTGAACCCGAGTGAACTGGATGGAATTGATGATTTTTCGGTAGATCAAAAAGCGGTTAATGTACCTACTCCTGGAAAACAGCTGTTTAAGAGGACAATCGAAATTGAAACAGCACTGTACAAATACCTTGAAACGGATTTAGAGGGTATCTATCGCGATGCTCAAGCGAAGCTGGGGATCAATGTAGATGATTCTTATTTCACTTTTATAAAAGAAGATATCAGAAAACAGTTGTCTGGCAGAGTGGCGGCACATTTAAAGGAAAGGTCCTCCGGTGAGAATGGGACGGTAATAAGCCCGGAGATGAATAATCAAGTGATTGACCTGCTAAAGCAGGAGATTCAGAATGGTGTATTCCTCTTCCTCAAAAACCTGCCAGATAATGTAAAGGAAGGTCGTTCAGAATGA
- a CDS encoding spore germination protein GerPB, translating into MNFYIQQSININFLKVEGISNSSVLQIGSAGLIKPVSNLYNTGGFIAPAPEALHPSQITTGTSYTPEILETPAVPLQAPVTRS; encoded by the coding sequence TTGAATTTTTATATACAACAATCGATCAATATCAATTTTTTAAAGGTTGAGGGAATATCGAACTCTTCTGTCCTGCAAATTGGCAGTGCTGGTTTGATCAAGCCAGTTTCTAACCTATATAACACGGGCGGCTTTATAGCACCAGCTCCAGAGGCGCTGCATCCCTCCCAAATAACAACAGGTACATCATATACACCAGAAATACTTGAGACACCTGCGGTTCCTTTACAGGCTCCGGTTACACGAAGCTAA
- a CDS encoding spore germination protein, giving the protein MPAIVGVIQVISISSSAVFHIGDVYRITPRSSAKTFSGAGSFNTGDGLTIHNNLSSTNTYDQDAIDQGNYLNV; this is encoded by the coding sequence ATGCCAGCAATAGTTGGGGTCATACAGGTCATTTCAATTAGCAGCAGTGCGGTCTTCCACATTGGCGATGTCTACAGAATAACTCCCCGTTCCAGCGCTAAAACCTTCTCCGGTGCGGGCTCATTCAATACCGGAGACGGATTGACCATACACAATAATCTTAGCTCGACAAATACCTATGACCAAGATGCAATTGATCAAGGAAATTATTTGAATGTATAG
- a CDS encoding long-chain-fatty-acid--CoA ligase: MNVPLLLNQFLDRAVSLYGDKKAIFSEDRALTYSELNERVNQLSDGLRKLGAGKGDRIAYLAPNSIEMLEGFYGVFQVGGVMVPLNIRLKPEDYLFILNHSESKVLFVDQDLYHLVEPIKNQLETVKEIIVHYKEDSLEEIGYDAWLIQHSPEPFKREELDENDVCSLLYTSGTTGNPKGVMLTHRNNYLHALSTMHHLRVSDEDVLLHVLPMFHVNGWGSPFYYTANGASQVCFRKTTPEAIFSALEKHKVSVMHMAPTVLNALLQYYEKNVPNIEQQVRVVIAGSAPPPAFVTRVEKELGWEFIQVYGMTESSPLSTISTVRSHLKELPLNEQYRMKAKAGISMIGCEVKVVNDYGEEVAHDGKEIGEVITRSNGVMKGYWKNEEATMETIRNGWLHTGDMATVDEYGNIDIVDRKKDVIISGGENISSIEVEGALYDHPAVLEAAVIAVPHEKWGETPHAYVVLRENEQITEKDLIAFSREKLAHFKAITGVTFVKELPKTASGKIQKVHLRNEYWETKGKAGRFVN; the protein is encoded by the coding sequence ATGAACGTTCCATTGCTGTTGAACCAGTTTCTAGACCGTGCGGTATCGCTTTATGGAGACAAAAAGGCTATTTTTTCCGAGGACAGGGCGCTTACATATTCTGAGTTGAACGAAAGGGTAAACCAGCTTTCGGATGGTTTGAGGAAGCTTGGAGCCGGCAAAGGTGACCGGATTGCCTACCTTGCGCCAAATTCAATTGAAATGCTTGAAGGTTTTTATGGTGTCTTCCAGGTCGGAGGTGTGATGGTGCCTTTGAACATTCGCCTTAAACCGGAGGATTATCTATTCATCCTTAACCACAGTGAATCCAAAGTGTTATTTGTCGATCAGGATTTATACCATCTCGTCGAGCCAATCAAAAACCAACTGGAAACCGTGAAGGAAATCATTGTCCATTATAAGGAAGACAGCCTCGAGGAAATCGGATACGATGCGTGGCTTATACAGCATTCTCCCGAACCGTTCAAACGCGAAGAATTAGATGAAAATGATGTCTGCAGCCTCCTCTACACAAGTGGAACGACTGGGAATCCCAAAGGGGTCATGCTTACCCACAGGAACAATTATCTGCACGCACTAAGCACGATGCATCATTTGCGGGTAAGCGATGAAGATGTCCTGCTGCATGTCCTGCCGATGTTCCATGTAAATGGTTGGGGGTCTCCATTTTATTACACGGCAAACGGCGCTTCTCAGGTCTGCTTTCGCAAAACGACCCCCGAGGCGATTTTCAGCGCATTGGAAAAGCATAAAGTCAGCGTGATGCATATGGCACCGACAGTTTTGAACGCCCTGCTCCAGTATTATGAAAAAAATGTCCCGAACATTGAGCAGCAGGTGCGTGTAGTCATCGCTGGGTCTGCACCGCCGCCAGCATTCGTTACCCGTGTCGAAAAAGAACTTGGCTGGGAGTTCATCCAGGTGTACGGAATGACGGAATCTTCCCCTTTAAGTACGATTTCTACAGTCAGATCGCACTTGAAGGAACTCCCATTGAATGAACAGTATCGGATGAAAGCGAAGGCAGGTATCTCGATGATTGGCTGCGAGGTCAAGGTTGTCAATGACTATGGTGAAGAGGTTGCACATGATGGCAAGGAAATCGGCGAAGTGATCACGAGAAGCAATGGAGTCATGAAAGGCTACTGGAAAAATGAAGAGGCAACCATGGAAACGATCCGCAATGGGTGGCTCCATACAGGTGATATGGCGACCGTAGACGAATACGGGAATATCGACATTGTCGATCGTAAAAAAGATGTCATCATCAGTGGCGGGGAGAATATATCGTCCATTGAGGTCGAGGGGGCTTTGTATGACCATCCGGCTGTCCTTGAAGCTGCAGTCATCGCCGTCCCGCATGAAAAATGGGGGGAGACCCCGCACGCATATGTCGTGTTACGTGAAAATGAACAAATCACGGAAAAGGACCTTATTGCATTTTCCAGGGAGAAACTGGCCCATTTCAAAGCGATTACTGGGGTAACCTTTGTAAAAGAACTGCCAAAGACTGCTTCTGGGAAAATTCAAAAAGTCCATTTGAGGAATGAGTATTGGGAAACGAAGGGCAAGGCCGGAAGATTTGTGAATTAA
- a CDS encoding DUF418 domain-containing protein, with amino-acid sequence MDSNGRASGRIVSIDRMRGFSLLGIFLVNMISFHSPYFYIDPETWWEGNINLFTYRFIDVLIQASFYPLFAMLFGYGLVILRERILDKGLKFTPLAVRRLSLLLLIGCIHAFFIWEGDILITYAVCGFAFLLFLGWSAKRLMIAGLAIYIVPNLLLVLMLGAASAVDGGAEFSMYDGQAAEQAINVYRTGSFAEVTEQRMTEWYKNNNLMGLFFYLITILPLFMFGAGAAKMRLFEKVHRNKKKIRTYAAALSILGLLIKSIPYLYGRTLMTDYAQDIFGGAMLAMAYALIIALLSEHRKMDRVLYPLEAAGRLSISNYLFQSIFSTMIFYSYGLGYYGDVSIFAGTMLALAIYASQLAVSSWWVKRFYYGPVEWLWRSGTYLKKQRFKKGAA; translated from the coding sequence ATGGATAGTAACGGAAGGGCATCGGGAAGGATTGTTTCGATCGACCGGATGCGGGGTTTTTCATTGTTAGGGATTTTTCTTGTCAACATGATTTCATTCCACTCACCGTATTTTTATATTGATCCTGAAACATGGTGGGAGGGAAATATAAATTTATTTACATACAGATTCATTGATGTGTTGATCCAGGCAAGTTTTTATCCGTTGTTTGCGATGTTGTTTGGATATGGGCTGGTGATCTTAAGGGAGCGTATCCTCGATAAAGGTCTGAAGTTCACCCCGCTTGCCGTAAGAAGGCTTTCGCTGCTGCTGCTGATTGGCTGTATCCATGCTTTCTTTATATGGGAAGGGGATATCCTCATAACCTATGCAGTCTGCGGTTTTGCCTTTCTTTTATTCCTGGGATGGAGCGCAAAAAGGTTGATGATTGCAGGTTTGGCCATCTATATTGTCCCAAATCTCCTTCTCGTGCTGATGCTTGGAGCAGCCTCGGCGGTGGATGGAGGGGCAGAATTTTCAATGTATGATGGACAGGCTGCAGAACAGGCAATAAATGTCTATCGAACTGGGAGCTTTGCCGAAGTGACAGAGCAAAGAATGACAGAGTGGTATAAAAATAATAATCTCATGGGTTTGTTTTTTTATTTAATCACAATTCTGCCTTTGTTCATGTTTGGAGCAGGTGCGGCCAAAATGAGGCTGTTCGAAAAAGTACACAGGAATAAGAAAAAGATCAGGACATACGCAGCCGCACTTTCTATTCTCGGTCTGTTGATCAAGTCAATTCCGTACCTTTATGGAAGAACATTGATGACTGATTATGCCCAGGATATTTTTGGAGGTGCAATGCTGGCGATGGCTTATGCGCTGATCATTGCCCTTCTATCCGAGCACAGGAAAATGGACAGGGTCCTTTACCCGCTCGAAGCTGCCGGGAGGCTGTCAATCAGCAACTACTTATTCCAGTCTATCTTCTCAACGATGATTTTTTACAGTTACGGACTCGGTTACTATGGCGATGTGTCCATATTTGCTGGAACAATGCTGGCTCTTGCCATCTATGCAAGTCAATTAGCTGTCAGCAGCTGGTGGGTCAAAAGGTTTTATTATGGACCGGTCGAATGGCTGTGGCGAAGCGGTACTTATTTAAAGAAACAGCGTTTTAAAAAGGGTGCAGCCTGA
- a CDS encoding DNA topology modulation protein: protein MEKIMIIGNGGAGKSTLARKLGVVLAKEVYHLDALFWKPGWETTASDEWKAILTEIMAKDSWIMDGNYGSTIEMRERAADTIIFLDYSTSRCLYGIFKRRVMYHKKSRPDMNEGCEEKLDWTFIKWVAGYKRKKTPGILAFLDEMKTSGKEIHHFTKPRDTEHFITRNNE, encoded by the coding sequence ATGGAAAAAATCATGATCATTGGCAACGGGGGTGCGGGGAAATCAACACTTGCCAGAAAGCTGGGAGTGGTTCTTGCCAAAGAGGTATACCATCTTGATGCCTTGTTTTGGAAACCTGGATGGGAAACGACTGCAAGTGATGAGTGGAAGGCTATTTTAACAGAAATCATGGCAAAAGATTCATGGATCATGGATGGAAACTATGGCAGCACAATCGAGATGAGAGAGCGGGCAGCGGATACAATCATCTTCCTCGATTACTCTACTTCAAGATGCCTCTATGGTATTTTCAAAAGGCGTGTCATGTATCATAAGAAATCGCGGCCTGATATGAATGAAGGCTGTGAGGAAAAGCTTGATTGGACATTCATAAAGTGGGTGGCAGGATATAAGCGTAAAAAAACACCAGGAATCCTTGCATTCCTGGATGAGATGAAAACATCTGGTAAAGAAATTCATCATTTCACAAAACCTCGGGATACCGAGCATTTCATTACACGAAACAATGAATAA